A genomic stretch from Desulfolutivibrio sulfodismutans DSM 3696 includes:
- a CDS encoding polysaccharide biosynthesis C-terminal domain-containing protein: protein MTTEETAPDAPAAPQHGILGKFLKLAGAQWMRDSLHTLFLILLARESSNTYGGFMLAFGLGQFILFLGEFGLNQPLVASLSRRYARTGEILAQYTVIKAALFVAGMAGVVGMAWQQGYDAQLVGLVAVISLGVGLEPLSGTFFVACRVRGRQDQEALIRAVAAVLGYGWAFATLLAGAGPLWMGLFKVVENAANLAGGVLVTLRGEQWNRFDLGRKAMLRIWGTTRNGAPFLIMALAAITYNKSNLFFLQRAGGQEAVARYSVTWELVDGVSVLVCSLLLSNVLFPLFSRLWKTGREEFHRLARVSAQWLLALALPIVFVLTVESDRLIGLIYGPDYAEAVWLQKYLAPTVLVAFLHNLAAYLMLSQGRQRLLLVIYLAGLALNLALCATLIPAQPLAGAALAILITKAAVAVATTGYCQKTVGLFTLRTLSPILLAAGLGMVLYLGLGPFVFRELAEAAAIAPMLTLLARLWRRRVLAPAAG from the coding sequence ATGACCACAGAAGAGACCGCCCCGGACGCGCCCGCCGCCCCGCAGCACGGCATCCTGGGCAAATTTCTCAAGCTGGCCGGGGCGCAGTGGATGCGCGACTCGCTGCACACCCTCTTTCTCATCCTCCTGGCCCGGGAAAGTTCGAATACCTACGGCGGATTCATGCTGGCCTTCGGCCTGGGCCAGTTCATCCTGTTTCTGGGGGAATTCGGCCTCAACCAGCCCCTGGTGGCCTCCTTAAGCCGCCGCTACGCCCGAACCGGGGAGATTCTGGCCCAGTACACGGTCATCAAGGCGGCCCTGTTCGTGGCCGGGATGGCCGGGGTGGTGGGCATGGCCTGGCAGCAGGGATACGACGCGCAACTGGTGGGGCTGGTGGCGGTCATCTCCCTGGGGGTGGGCCTGGAACCCCTGTCCGGAACGTTTTTCGTGGCCTGCCGGGTGCGCGGCCGCCAGGACCAGGAGGCCCTGATCCGGGCCGTGGCCGCCGTTTTGGGCTACGGCTGGGCCTTCGCCACCCTTCTGGCCGGGGCGGGGCCGCTGTGGATGGGGCTTTTCAAGGTGGTGGAGAACGCCGCCAACCTGGCGGGCGGCGTCCTGGTCACCCTGCGGGGCGAGCAGTGGAACCGCTTCGACCTGGGGCGCAAGGCCATGCTGCGCATCTGGGGCACGACCCGAAACGGCGCGCCGTTTCTGATCATGGCCCTGGCGGCCATCACCTATAACAAGTCCAACCTGTTTTTTTTGCAACGCGCCGGAGGCCAGGAGGCCGTGGCCCGGTATTCCGTCACCTGGGAACTGGTGGACGGCGTTTCGGTGCTGGTGTGTTCGCTGCTTTTGAGCAACGTGCTGTTCCCCCTGTTCTCACGGCTGTGGAAGACCGGGCGCGAGGAGTTCCACCGCCTGGCCCGGGTCTCGGCCCAATGGCTTTTGGCCCTGGCCCTGCCCATTGTCTTTGTCCTGACCGTGGAGTCGGATCGCCTTATCGGCCTGATCTACGGCCCGGACTATGCCGAGGCGGTCTGGCTGCAAAAATACCTGGCCCCCACGGTGCTGGTGGCCTTTCTGCACAACCTGGCCGCCTACCTGATGCTCAGCCAGGGCCGCCAGCGGCTTTTGCTCGTCATCTACCTGGCCGGACTGGCCCTCAACCTGGCGCTGTGCGCCACGCTCATCCCGGCCCAGCCCCTGGCCGGGGCGGCCCTGGCCATCCTGATCACCAAGGCGGCGGTGGCCGTGGCCACCACCGGCTACTGCCAGAAAACCGTGGGGCTTTTCACCCTGCGCACCCTGTCCCCCATTCTGTTGGCCGCCGGATTGGGCATGGTCCTGTACCTGGGACTTGGCCCGTTCGTCTTCCGGGAACTGGCCGAAGCGGCGGCCATCGCGCCCATGCTGACATTGCTGGCGCGGCTATGGCGCAGGCGGGTTTTGGCGCCTGCGGCGGGCTGA
- a CDS encoding insulinase family protein has translation MSNAPGFTRIFTRTIPEYDATAVFYRHDATGAEILSISRDDENKVFGVTLRTPPADSTGLPHILEHSVLCGSRKYPVKEPFVELLKGSLQTFLNAFTYPDKTCYPVASANLQDFYNLVDVYLDAVFFPLIPEHVFLQEGWHYEVDESGALRRMGVVLNEMKGAYSSPDSVLSEYSQRLLFPDTTYGVDSGGDPRVIPRLTYEAFREFHRRYYHPGNARFFFYGDDDPAKRLELIAPYLDAFAPQATDSAVADQPPFPEPRLARMPYAAGQDEAAKGFVTINWLLHGAQDPETALVLEILEHILIGMSSSPLRKALIDSGLGEDLAGGGLEAELKQMSFSTGLKGIDPEDASRVEELVLSTLNGLVRDGIEAEAVEAAVNSLEFALRENNTGSFPRGLSLMLRALTTWLHGGDPLERVCFEAPLAAVKERLARGERVFEAAIATFFLENPHRLTLVLTPDPELGARTEAEEAAELAEKARELGPEGLARAAKAQASLRQVHDTPDSPEALAMIPRLGVSDLPAENKILPTEAGEAAGASVLFHDLQTSGIVYLELGLDIAGVPEDLLPLVPFFGRGLLETGTAREDFVSLTRRIARKTGGIGRDVFLTSIKDRPADREAASRLFVRGKATMDKVGDFLGILADVLGSARLDNRERLSQMALEAKARAERRLAPSGHAAASSRLRARFGRAGWAAERMRGVEHLFFLRKLCARIQDDWDGVARDLARLRDIVITKGGAVANVTLDAERFAAFRPALAELLDRLPAGSTPPAVWEPRELPRQEGIVIPAQVNFVGLCVDLAKAGYVFHGSSMVASRHLRMGYLWDRVRVRGGAYGAFCALDRLAGPMTFVSYRDPGTLRTLEVFREAGNYLRSVDLSADEMEQAIVGAIGDLDAYMLPDAQGNAAMGRILAGDDEPGRERMRREILATTLDDFRHFGEILSKAMEDAHVVALGSREALAAMQAELPAMVMTTAL, from the coding sequence ATGTCCAACGCGCCCGGTTTCACCCGCATCTTCACCCGGACCATCCCGGAATACGACGCCACAGCCGTTTTCTACCGGCACGACGCCACCGGCGCCGAGATCCTCTCCATATCCCGCGACGACGAAAACAAGGTGTTCGGCGTCACCCTGCGAACCCCCCCGGCGGATTCCACCGGACTGCCCCATATCCTTGAACATTCGGTCCTGTGCGGCTCGCGCAAATATCCGGTCAAGGAACCCTTTGTGGAGCTTCTCAAAGGGTCGCTGCAGACCTTCCTCAACGCCTTCACCTATCCGGACAAGACCTGCTATCCCGTGGCCAGCGCCAATCTCCAGGATTTTTACAATCTGGTGGACGTCTACCTCGACGCCGTTTTTTTTCCGCTGATCCCCGAGCACGTCTTTTTGCAGGAAGGCTGGCACTATGAGGTGGACGAGTCCGGGGCCCTGCGCCGGATGGGCGTGGTCCTAAACGAGATGAAGGGGGCCTATTCGTCCCCGGACAGCGTCCTGTCCGAGTATTCCCAACGCCTGCTTTTTCCGGACACCACCTACGGCGTGGATTCCGGCGGCGATCCCAGGGTCATCCCCAGGCTGACCTACGAGGCCTTTCGGGAGTTCCACCGCCGGTATTACCATCCCGGAAACGCCCGCTTCTTTTTTTACGGCGACGACGACCCGGCCAAACGGCTGGAGCTCATCGCCCCGTATCTCGACGCCTTTGCGCCCCAGGCCACGGATTCGGCCGTGGCCGACCAGCCGCCCTTTCCCGAACCGCGCCTGGCCCGCATGCCCTACGCCGCAGGCCAGGACGAGGCAGCCAAGGGCTTCGTGACCATAAACTGGCTGCTGCACGGGGCGCAGGATCCGGAAACCGCCCTGGTGCTGGAGATCCTGGAGCATATCCTGATCGGCATGTCGTCGTCGCCCCTGCGCAAGGCCCTCATCGACTCGGGGCTGGGCGAGGATCTGGCCGGGGGAGGCCTTGAGGCCGAACTCAAGCAGATGTCCTTTTCCACGGGCTTAAAGGGCATCGATCCGGAGGACGCCTCGCGGGTGGAGGAACTGGTCCTTTCCACCCTGAACGGGCTGGTCCGGGACGGCATCGAGGCCGAGGCCGTGGAGGCGGCCGTCAATTCCCTGGAATTCGCCCTGCGCGAGAACAACACCGGCTCCTTCCCACGCGGTTTGTCGCTTATGCTGCGCGCCTTGACCACCTGGCTGCATGGCGGCGACCCCCTGGAACGGGTGTGCTTCGAGGCCCCCCTGGCGGCCGTCAAGGAGCGACTGGCCCGGGGCGAAAGGGTGTTCGAGGCGGCCATCGCCACCTTTTTTCTGGAAAATCCCCATCGCCTGACCCTGGTCCTGACCCCGGACCCCGAGCTTGGCGCCCGCACCGAGGCCGAAGAGGCCGCCGAATTGGCGGAGAAGGCCAGGGAGCTCGGGCCCGAGGGGCTGGCCCGGGCGGCAAAGGCCCAGGCCAGCCTGCGCCAGGTGCATGACACCCCGGATTCCCCCGAGGCCCTGGCCATGATCCCCCGCCTGGGCGTGTCCGACCTGCCTGCCGAAAACAAGATCCTGCCCACCGAGGCCGGGGAGGCCGCCGGGGCCTCCGTCCTGTTCCACGATCTGCAAACCAGCGGCATCGTCTACCTGGAACTGGGGTTGGACATCGCGGGCGTGCCCGAGGATCTTCTGCCCCTGGTTCCGTTTTTCGGTCGGGGGCTGCTCGAAACCGGCACGGCCCGGGAGGACTTCGTGTCCCTGACCCGGCGCATCGCCCGTAAGACCGGCGGCATCGGCCGCGACGTCTTTTTGACCTCGATCAAGGATCGGCCCGCCGACCGCGAGGCCGCGTCCAGGCTTTTTGTGCGCGGCAAGGCCACCATGGACAAGGTCGGAGATTTTCTGGGCATCTTGGCCGACGTCCTTGGCAGCGCTCGCCTGGACAATCGCGAACGGCTGTCCCAGATGGCCCTTGAGGCCAAGGCCCGGGCCGAACGGCGGCTGGCCCCGTCGGGACATGCCGCCGCCTCCTCCCGGCTGCGGGCCCGGTTCGGCCGGGCCGGTTGGGCGGCCGAGCGCATGCGCGGCGTGGAGCATCTCTTTTTCCTGCGCAAGCTGTGCGCGCGCATCCAGGACGACTGGGACGGGGTGGCCCGCGACCTGGCCCGGCTGCGGGACATTGTGATCACCAAAGGCGGGGCCGTGGCCAACGTGACCCTGGATGCGGAGCGCTTCGCGGCCTTTCGCCCGGCCCTGGCGGAGTTGCTCGACCGACTGCCCGCCGGGAGCACGCCCCCGGCGGTGTGGGAGCCACGGGAACTGCCCCGCCAGGAAGGGATCGTCATCCCGGCCCAGGTCAACTTCGTGGGCCTTTGCGTGGACCTGGCCAAGGCGGGATATGTCTTTCACGGTTCGTCCATGGTGGCCTCGCGGCATCTGCGCATGGGCTATCTGTGGGACCGGGTGCGGGTACGCGGCGGGGCCTATGGGGCCTTTTGCGCCCTGGACCGGCTGGCGGGCCCCATGACCTTCGTGTCCTACCGCGACCCGGGCACCCTGCGCACCCTGGAGGTCTTTCGCGAGGCCGGAAACTATCTGCGCAGCGTGGACCTGTCGGCCGACGAGATGGAGCAGGCCATTGTCGGGGCCATCGGCGACCTGGACGCCTACATGCTGCCCGACGCCCAGGGCAACGCGGCCATGGGCCGCATCCTGGCCGGGGACGACGAGCCCGGACGGGAACGCATGCGCCGGGAAATCCTGGCCACGACCCTTGATGATTTCCGCCATTTCGGCGAGATACTTTCAAAGGCCATGGAAGACGCCCATGTGGTGGCCCTGGGGTCTCGCGAGGCCCTGGCCGCCATGCAGGCGGAACTGCCTGCCATGGTCATGACCACGGCGCTGTAA
- a CDS encoding glycosyltransferase family 4 protein translates to MVNPTFARKEQAEPLRVALLLQDLCFGGTQRHALELAARLSPQRFRAELWTLMAGEDFLPLAERYGLTVRRLCDAGAVGPRSLAALWRALRTHRPDMLVPLTVVPNIWGRVLGRLAGVPAVVGNCRGAADPPKQHEWVLWPLADHVLCNAGAVKTLLNRTYRVPAGRIAVIRNGVDTEAFTPAASPPDGPPVILCLARMDPVKDHATLLAAFDLLAPERPEAQLWLVGDGPVREEVVRRIQASPFRERIRLFPGDADVRRYYARATIFALSSRHEGLPNVVLEAMASGLAVAATDVGGVPEVVRDGITGRLAPPGRPEALARAMGELLGDPLLRRRMGQAARDVAVAEFSLEAMARRHEEAFAAVWEKKRRP, encoded by the coding sequence GTGGTCAATCCCACCTTTGCCCGAAAAGAACAAGCCGAACCCCTGCGCGTGGCCCTTTTGCTGCAGGATCTGTGCTTCGGAGGCACCCAGCGCCATGCCCTGGAGCTGGCGGCGCGCCTTTCCCCGCAGCGCTTCCGGGCGGAGTTGTGGACCCTGATGGCCGGGGAGGATTTTTTGCCCCTGGCCGAACGGTACGGGCTGACCGTGCGGCGGCTGTGCGACGCCGGGGCCGTGGGGCCGCGCTCCCTGGCCGCCCTGTGGCGGGCGCTGCGCACCCACCGGCCGGACATGCTGGTTCCCCTGACCGTGGTCCCCAACATCTGGGGCCGGGTACTGGGGCGGCTGGCCGGAGTCCCGGCCGTGGTGGGCAACTGCCGGGGGGCGGCGGACCCGCCCAAGCAGCATGAATGGGTGCTGTGGCCCCTGGCCGACCATGTCCTGTGCAACGCCGGGGCCGTCAAAACCCTTTTGAACCGGACCTATCGCGTGCCCGCAGGCCGGATCGCCGTGATCCGGAACGGGGTCGACACCGAGGCCTTCACGCCCGCCGCCTCCCCCCCCGACGGCCCGCCGGTCATCCTGTGCCTGGCCAGGATGGACCCGGTCAAGGACCACGCCACCCTGCTTGCGGCCTTCGATCTGCTGGCCCCGGAGCGCCCTGAGGCCCAATTGTGGCTGGTGGGGGACGGTCCCGTCCGGGAGGAGGTTGTCCGCCGCATCCAGGCCAGCCCCTTCCGGGAGCGCATCCGGCTTTTTCCGGGCGATGCGGACGTGCGCCGCTATTATGCCCGGGCCACGATTTTTGCGCTTTCCTCCCGGCACGAAGGGCTGCCCAACGTGGTTCTGGAGGCCATGGCCTCGGGGCTTGCCGTGGCGGCCACGGACGTGGGGGGGGTTCCCGAGGTGGTGCGCGACGGGATCACGGGCAGGCTGGCGCCGCCCGGCCGACCGGAGGCCCTGGCCCGGGCCATGGGGGAGCTTTTAGGAGATCCGCTGCTTCGGCGGCGCATGGGCCAGGCGGCCAGGGACGTGGCCGTTGCGGAATTTTCCCTGGAGGCCATGGCCCGCCGCCACGAAGAGGCGTTTGCCGCGGTCTGGGAGAAAAAGCGCCGCCCCTGA
- a CDS encoding 30S ribosomal protein S1 has protein sequence MEKTAEMTNEHSNTPEMEVNFEAALENYLNEDFGDIDDGTIVPGVVVRVGKEHVLVDVNFKSEGQIPVSEFTDPEGNVDIKVGDQIDVYVVHKNESEGTISLSRDRAKRMQLFDKLEELQEKDDVITGRIVRRIKGGYTVDLGGVEAFLPGSHVDLRPVPDMDALVNQDFEFRVLKINRRRSNVIVSRRVLLEERRDSMRRDLLKTLAEGQTVTGKVKNITEYGVFVDLGGLDGLMHITDMSWKRIKHPKELVHLGDELELKVLSFDQEKQKVSLGMKQLVDDPWQNIGDKYPEGTRLSGKVTNLVDYGAFVELEPGVEGLVHISEMSWTRKLRHPSQMVHVGDEVEVVVLGVDSDKKRISLGMKQVRPNPWDVVAEKYPEGTVLEGTVKNITEFGIFIGIEDGIDGLIHVSDISWTKKIRHPGELFKGGDTVRAKVLTVDKENEKFTLGVKQLSEDPWTKVPDNYPVGTVVHGTVTNITDFGLFVEVEEGIEGLVHVSEISRKKVKTPAEVYKEGDEIEAKVIHVSADERRLGLSIKATKEEEDKRKAKEFRTAGPNDTGSNLGELLRQKLEEDAQ, from the coding sequence ATGGAAAAAACAGCGGAAATGACAAATGAACACAGCAACACCCCGGAGATGGAGGTAAATTTCGAGGCCGCCCTTGAAAATTACCTGAATGAAGACTTTGGGGACATCGACGACGGCACCATCGTACCCGGCGTTGTCGTTCGGGTGGGCAAGGAGCACGTCCTGGTGGACGTCAACTTCAAGTCCGAAGGCCAGATTCCCGTCTCCGAGTTCACCGACCCCGAGGGCAACGTGGACATCAAGGTCGGAGACCAGATCGACGTCTACGTGGTGCACAAAAACGAATCCGAAGGCACCATCTCGCTGTCCCGCGACCGGGCCAAGCGGATGCAGCTTTTTGATAAGCTTGAGGAGCTCCAGGAAAAAGACGACGTCATCACCGGCCGCATCGTACGCCGCATCAAGGGCGGCTACACCGTGGACCTGGGCGGCGTCGAGGCGTTTTTGCCCGGCTCCCATGTGGATCTGCGCCCGGTTCCGGACATGGACGCCCTGGTCAACCAGGACTTCGAATTCCGGGTTCTCAAGATCAACCGCCGCCGCAGCAACGTCATCGTGTCCCGTCGGGTTCTTCTCGAAGAACGCCGGGATTCCATGCGCCGCGACCTGCTCAAAACCCTGGCCGAGGGCCAGACGGTCACCGGCAAGGTCAAAAACATCACGGAATACGGCGTGTTCGTGGACCTTGGGGGCCTGGACGGACTCATGCACATCACGGACATGTCCTGGAAGCGCATCAAGCATCCCAAGGAACTGGTGCATCTGGGCGACGAACTGGAACTCAAGGTTCTGTCCTTCGACCAGGAAAAGCAGAAGGTCTCCCTGGGCATGAAGCAGCTGGTGGACGATCCCTGGCAGAACATCGGCGACAAGTATCCCGAGGGCACGCGCCTTTCCGGCAAGGTCACCAATCTGGTGGACTACGGGGCCTTCGTGGAGCTTGAGCCCGGCGTCGAGGGACTGGTCCACATCTCCGAGATGTCCTGGACCCGCAAGCTGCGGCATCCGTCCCAGATGGTGCATGTGGGCGACGAGGTCGAGGTGGTGGTGCTTGGCGTCGATTCCGACAAAAAGCGCATTTCCCTTGGCATGAAGCAGGTCCGCCCCAACCCCTGGGATGTGGTGGCCGAGAAGTACCCCGAGGGTACGGTGCTTGAGGGCACGGTGAAAAACATCACCGAGTTCGGCATCTTCATCGGCATCGAGGACGGCATCGACGGCCTGATCCACGTTTCGGACATCTCCTGGACCAAGAAGATCCGCCACCCCGGCGAGCTCTTCAAGGGCGGCGACACGGTGCGGGCCAAGGTGCTCACCGTGGACAAGGAGAACGAGAAGTTCACCCTGGGCGTCAAGCAGCTCTCCGAAGACCCCTGGACCAAGGTGCCGGACAACTATCCGGTGGGCACCGTGGTGCATGGAACGGTGACCAACATCACCGACTTCGGGCTGTTCGTCGAGGTTGAGGAGGGCATCGAAGGTCTGGTGCACGTCTCCGAGATCAGCCGCAAGAAGGTCAAGACCCCGGCCGAGGTGTACAAGGAAGGGGACGAGATCGAGGCCAAGGTCATCCATGTCAGCGCCGACGAGCGCCGCCTTGGACTGTCCATCAAGGCCACCAAGGAAGAGGAAGACAAGCGCAAGGCCAAGGAATTCCGCACCGCCGGGCCCAACGACACCGGCAGCAATCTGGGCGAACTCTTGCGCCAGAAGCTGGAAGAGGATGCCCAGTAA
- the sppA gene encoding signal peptide peptidase SppA yields the protein MPSNRSFPSRRPALFVVLLIVAAVALLLGARAVTSFFSDDEGGGLFAVKARLGLVRLEGFLGDAEPAVRFIKELREDPTIKGVILRINSPGGAFGPSQEIYQAVARLAAVKPVVASMSTVAASGGYYAACPAQRIFANPGTLTGSIGVMAQYPNVRELLEKIGVSFESLASGDLKTAGSPFKELKEADRAYLEGIVTDLNAQFQHAVAAARKLSPESVAVIADGRAMTGERALALGLVDELGGLEEAEDYLKAEIGLTGQKTPTVAGPKRKRGALEWLLGARSVLDAGDAAALSRLFAPSGESGGLPEVLATGR from the coding sequence ATGCCCAGTAACCGGTCCTTTCCCAGTCGGCGTCCTGCGCTATTTGTTGTGCTTTTGATCGTGGCGGCCGTGGCCCTCCTTCTGGGGGCCAGGGCCGTCACGTCTTTTTTTTCCGATGACGAAGGCGGCGGCCTGTTCGCGGTCAAGGCCCGCCTCGGACTGGTGCGCCTGGAGGGCTTTCTGGGCGACGCCGAGCCCGCCGTGCGCTTCATCAAGGAACTGCGCGAAGATCCCACGATCAAGGGGGTCATCCTGCGCATCAACTCGCCCGGCGGGGCCTTCGGACCGTCCCAGGAAATCTACCAGGCCGTGGCCCGCCTGGCCGCCGTCAAACCCGTGGTGGCCTCCATGTCCACGGTGGCCGCCAGCGGCGGCTACTACGCGGCCTGCCCGGCGCAGCGCATCTTCGCCAACCCGGGCACGCTCACGGGCAGCATCGGGGTCATGGCCCAGTATCCCAACGTCCGCGAGCTGTTGGAGAAAATCGGGGTTTCCTTCGAATCCCTGGCCAGCGGCGACCTGAAAACCGCCGGGTCGCCCTTCAAAGAGCTCAAGGAGGCCGACCGGGCCTACCTGGAAGGCATCGTCACGGACTTAAACGCCCAGTTCCAGCACGCCGTGGCCGCCGCCCGCAAACTGTCCCCGGAATCCGTGGCGGTCATCGCCGACGGCCGGGCCATGACCGGCGAGCGCGCCCTGGCCCTGGGGCTGGTGGATGAGCTCGGAGGGCTGGAGGAGGCCGAGGACTATCTCAAGGCCGAGATCGGCCTGACGGGCCAGAAGACGCCCACGGTGGCCGGGCCCAAACGGAAACGCGGAGCGCTGGAGTGGCTTTTGGGCGCGAGATCCGTACTCGACGCCGGGGACGCGGCCGCCCTGTCCCGGCTTTTCGCCCCGTCAGGGGAGTCCGGCGGCCTGCCCGAGGTGCTGGCCACGGGGCGGTAG
- a CDS encoding PEP/pyruvate-binding domain-containing protein, with protein MFNLFHLFRKSGLLDGAAPEKDIFKKKYQYFQSLLAGNNMALELITDIEGICYGEKPFTLEYILDRTELLLKVVYDIAEDLNALSDGRYPELFDAVERIGISLLQELVRKKEIEPTAPTMSMESLSLENASETGGKAASLGEVKNRVHLPTPRGFAVTAYACYQFLRQNRIFQRAGRFLRGLNIDDTEKLLELSEQARKLVLEAPLPPEVEAALRLEADKLAREYGPGVRLAMRSSALSEDSESSFAGQHSSVLNVRPEDIVTAYKEVVASVFNPRAVYYRRSKGYPCDHVVMSALCLTMVDAAASGVMYTRDPNDTRKNVILINAVWGLGIGAVDGSSATDYYEVEKKTLHPTAMRVADKQTRVVRGGESGLTTETVPADIRNERCLTDEHIATLAGYGLRLERHYGRPLDIEWALDGEGRLIILQARPLNLDLLCEDETCPDEHATPSEEVPGFPVLLRGGCTAARGKAAGPAFVVTSDHTLVNVPEGSILIAPQTSPRYVSLLGRVRAIVTDVGSVTGHMASVAREFGIPTLVGTGSGTTTIPHGAEITVDATSRLVYGGRVEQILERKKPVNPMKGSPTYKTARSALKKIAILNLVDAEREDFSPENCRTLHDVIRFSHELSMREMFRINENLSVDKSFALRVKAPLPMRIYAVDLGGGFAPNCSQECTLADIVSVPFRALLQGMTHPNVRWVGAVGVDIKGFMNIVAESAMAGPAQDERMGGPNYAAVSKEYLNFNSRLGYHFATVDTYCGLNVNDNYITFSFKGGAADIGRRSRRAMLIAAILKRIGLRTRLKGDMVKGTIAKYVSPVMEEKLDLIGRLLGSVRLLDMVLADDGQIEWYVEEFFKGNYSFERG; from the coding sequence ATGTTCAACCTGTTCCACCTGTTCCGCAAAAGCGGCCTTCTGGACGGCGCCGCCCCGGAAAAAGACATCTTTAAAAAGAAGTACCAGTATTTTCAAAGTCTTTTGGCGGGCAACAACATGGCCCTGGAGCTTATCACCGACATCGAGGGGATTTGCTACGGAGAAAAACCGTTCACCTTGGAGTACATTCTGGACCGCACCGAGCTTCTGCTCAAGGTGGTCTATGACATTGCCGAAGACTTAAACGCCCTGTCCGACGGACGCTATCCGGAGCTCTTCGACGCCGTGGAGCGCATCGGCATCAGCCTTTTGCAGGAGTTGGTGCGCAAAAAGGAGATCGAGCCCACGGCCCCCACCATGTCCATGGAAAGCCTGAGCCTGGAAAACGCCTCGGAGACGGGCGGCAAGGCCGCAAGCCTGGGCGAGGTCAAAAACCGGGTGCACTTGCCCACCCCCCGGGGGTTCGCGGTCACGGCCTACGCCTGCTACCAGTTCTTGCGGCAAAACCGCATCTTCCAACGGGCCGGGCGTTTCCTGCGGGGCCTGAACATCGACGACACGGAAAAATTGCTGGAATTGTCCGAACAGGCCCGCAAGCTGGTGCTTGAGGCCCCGCTGCCTCCGGAGGTTGAGGCGGCCCTGCGCCTGGAGGCGGACAAGCTGGCGCGCGAATACGGCCCGGGCGTGCGCCTGGCCATGCGCAGTTCGGCCCTAAGCGAGGATTCGGAATCGAGCTTCGCCGGACAGCATTCCTCGGTGCTCAACGTCCGGCCCGAGGACATCGTCACCGCCTACAAGGAGGTGGTGGCCAGCGTGTTCAACCCCCGGGCGGTTTATTACCGCCGCAGCAAGGGCTACCCCTGCGACCATGTGGTCATGAGCGCCCTGTGCCTGACCATGGTGGACGCAGCGGCCAGCGGGGTCATGTATACCCGCGACCCCAACGACACCCGCAAAAACGTCATCCTCATCAATGCCGTATGGGGGCTGGGGATCGGCGCGGTGGACGGCTCCTCGGCCACGGACTATTACGAGGTCGAGAAAAAGACCCTGCACCCCACGGCCATGCGCGTGGCCGACAAACAGACGCGCGTCGTGCGCGGCGGAGAAAGCGGGCTGACCACCGAGACCGTGCCTGCCGACATCCGCAACGAACGCTGCCTCACCGACGAGCACATCGCCACCCTGGCCGGGTACGGCCTGCGCCTGGAGCGGCATTACGGCCGCCCCCTGGACATCGAGTGGGCCCTGGACGGCGAGGGACGGCTGATCATCCTCCAGGCCCGGCCGCTCAACCTGGATCTTCTGTGCGAGGACGAGACCTGCCCCGACGAGCACGCCACGCCAAGCGAGGAGGTTCCCGGGTTCCCGGTGCTCTTGCGCGGCGGCTGCACGGCCGCCCGGGGCAAGGCCGCCGGTCCCGCCTTCGTGGTCACCTCGGACCACACCCTGGTCAATGTTCCGGAAGGGTCCATCCTCATCGCCCCCCAGACTTCGCCGCGCTACGTGTCGCTTCTGGGCCGGGTGCGGGCCATCGTCACCGACGTGGGCAGCGTCACCGGACATATGGCCTCGGTGGCCCGGGAATTCGGCATTCCCACCCTGGTGGGCACCGGTTCCGGCACGACGACCATCCCCCATGGGGCCGAGATCACCGTGGACGCCACCAGCCGGTTGGTCTACGGCGGCCGGGTGGAGCAAATCCTGGAGCGCAAAAAGCCCGTCAATCCCATGAAGGGCAGCCCTACCTACAAGACCGCGCGCTCGGCCCTGAAAAAAATCGCCATTTTGAACCTGGTGGATGCGGAGCGGGAGGATTTCAGCCCCGAGAACTGCCGCACCCTGCACGACGTGATCCGCTTTTCCCACGAGTTGTCCATGCGCGAGATGTTCCGCATCAACGAAAATTTGAGCGTGGACAAATCCTTTGCCCTGCGGGTCAAAGCGCCGCTTCCCATGCGCATCTACGCCGTGGATCTCGGCGGCGGGTTTGCGCCCAACTGCTCCCAGGAATGCACCCTGGCCGACATCGTGTCCGTGCCGTTTCGGGCCCTGCTCCAGGGCATGACCCATCCCAACGTGCGCTGGGTGGGGGCGGTGGGGGTGGATATCAAGGGGTTCATGAACATCGTGGCCGAGTCGGCCATGGCCGGGCCGGCCCAGGACGAACGCATGGGCGGTCCCAACTATGCCGCCGTGTCCAAGGAATATCTGAACTTCAATTCCAGGCTGGGCTACCACTTCGCCACCGTGGACACCTACTGCGGCCTAAACGTCAACGACAACTACATCACGTTTTCGTTCAAGGGCGGCGCGGCGGACATCGGCCGCCGGTCCCGGCGGGCCATGCTGATTGCGGCCATCCTCAAGCGCATCGGCCTGCGCACGCGCTTAAAGGGCGACATGGTCAAGGGCACCATCGCCAAGTACGTCAGCCCCGTGATGGAGGAGAAGCTGGACCTTATCGGGCGGCTTCTGGGGTCGGTGCGGCTTTTGGACATGGTTTTGGCCGACGACGGCCAGATCGAGTGGTACGTGGAGGAGTTTTTCAAGGGCAACTACAGCTTCGAGCGGGGGTAG